In Setaria italica strain Yugu1 chromosome I, Setaria_italica_v2.0, whole genome shotgun sequence, the genomic window TGGGTCGGCGCGGATCGAGCGACACGTAGACAGTGTTGCTTGTGGAGTGGCCATTGTTGCCGCCCGCGTACGCTGCACCGGCGGTGTGGGAGGGCGCACGGGAGACAGGCGCGTCGGGGTTTGTCGGCGTCGCTGCATAAAGAAAAACGCCCAGGGGATGGCTGGATGAGGACTCCTCGGACTCGTGAGCCTGCCAGTGAATATTCCGTGCTAGTTTATTCGTCGTATCGGTGGATTCACGCCGAGCTTGTCGGAGCAAACGGACACGAGTCAAGACGAGGGGGGCGGACCGGTGGACATCTGGTGAAATTTACCACGCGTCTGTGTTGTGGCACACCACCGGCTCCGGCAAAGCTGGGAGAACTAAAGGGAGATCCAGGAGTAAAATTTGAACAGTTAGTGCTGCTGTTTGTGCTGAGAGAACTTCAGAAATCAGAAATACTTTGAATCATGATAGGATGAGTCTCGGACTCTCGGTACGTCGTACTAGCAGATTGTCGCAAGGAAGGAATAGACTTTTCACGGCAATGTGCTGAGCGAGATTCAAGACATGGTGGTCACAAACTCATAACGTCGCAACTAACGTCACAATATCACAACAACTACTGTTCCCGACTTCAAATACAGAACTACAGATGAAATTTTCCAACATGCCACTACGTTAAACGTAACGGGCCCAAAGGCCTAGGCCTGCCTACTGACAGACAACTTCCTTCCTACCTGACGAAAGCAACTGGGCCTGTGCTGTTACACAACCACCGTCTCGACGCTCCCGGGCCGCAACGAGGCCGGGTACATCACGTGCTGGTGCACGATCGCCGCAAGGGCCGCGCCGACCATCGGGCCGGCCCAGTACACGGCCTGGTTCCTGAAGTCGCCGCTGACGACCGCCGGCCCGAAGGAGCGCGCGGGGTTCATGGACGCGCCGGTGAGCGAGCCCGTGGCCAGCGCGCACGCCCCCGTCACCAGCCCTATCGCCAGCGACCCCGTCGCCGTCTCCGCGGCGgacctcccgccgcccgccctgaCCCGGCGGGGGTCGCACGCCGCGTGCACCGTGTACACCACCatgaacgtcgccgccgcctccaagaCCGACGCGCCGAACCCCGTCATGTCCACGGCGATCCTCGTCGTCGGCACGGCCTGCACGCGTAGATGTTCGGCCACACAGAATGCTCAAAGATACGTCATATACTCAGATTCGTTCGCGAGAGAAGTGAACGCTGTGCTGATGTGACAGGCCACACAGAATGCTCAAAGATACGTCAGATACTCAGATTCGTTCGCGAGAGAAGTGAACGCTGTGCTGATGTGACAGACGATTGAGTGGTCACGGATCTCGGTAGTCGGTACCTGGCCGGCGGAGAGAATGTGGACGACGAGGCAGGCGAAGGTGGCGCCGAGCAACTGCGCGGCGCAGTAGAGAACGGCGGGCAGGACGGCAATGTGGCCGCAGATGGCGAAGGCGAACGTGACGGCGGGGTTGGCGTGGCCGCCGGACGCGTCGGCCGCGATGAACACCGCGACGAAGAGCGCGAACGCCTGGGCAACGGCGGTGGCCACCAGGGACGAGGCGTCGGACGATGTCGAGTCCGGCGTGAGCATACCTGCAGGACGCATAAGAAACGCGCGATGAGTTTGGCCGTGAACTGCAAGGACGAGCAGTTGTGTAACTAAAGCTTCGTGGACGGAGTAGGGCGTTCGACGGACGTACGGGCAGAGATGGcggagccggcggtggcgaAGACGAAGAGGAAGGTGGAGATGAACTCGGCGAGGTACGACCGGAGCGCCGACGGCGAGAAGCACTGCTGCAAGCAACCCACCACGCAGGACGCCatggttgcaacttgcaaactAGTCTCGGTGGTTTTCTTCGTCCTGTTCGTGTGCGATTCAGGAGTTTCAGAGAGAAACTGGCAGGCCAGTGTCTCCCTTTAAAAGGCCGAAGAAATGGAAGTTTGCGCGGTAGTTACCAGCGGTTGCTAGCATCGTTCCGTTCCGACACAATTCGATTGCAACCGTCACAATTTGGAGCCGGACGTGGCTGAAAACTGAAAATGAACCAGAGATCCACGCGTAAACGAAATTTAAAAAGTAAAACacacttttttttccttgaaagaCGAGAACCGCAGATCGGATGAGATCTTTACATcgatttaacaaaaaaaaaaggagggaaaTGAACACAAGAACCATGAATGGCACATCATTTGTAAATACAAATTCGTGACCATGTCACGTGTCGAAGAGCAAAGCAAACGACGACGAAGATTGAAACGCTGCACTCGATCGATCGGTTCAATCCATCGGACTTAGGCGTAGTCCTGGTCGGCGACCTGCTGGTAGTTGCCGCCGATGAAGACGTCGCCGTAGATGAGGCCGGCGAGGCCACCGCCGATGAGCGGGCCGACCCAGTAGACCCAGTTGCCGGCGAAgttgccggcggcgacggcggggccgaaggagcgggcggggtTCATGGAGCCGCCGCTGAAGGGGCCGGCGGCAAGGATGTTGGCACCGACGATGAAGCCGATGGCGATGggggcgatggtgccgagggagCCCTTCTtggggtcggcggcggtggcgtacACGGTGTACACGAGCGCGAAGGTGATGATGATCTCGAACACCACGCCCTCCAGCTCGCTGATGCCGGCGACGCCGTGGGTCGGGATGGCCTTGCCGTGGGTCACGAACTTGAGGAGCAGGCAGGCCACGGAGGCGCCGAGCAGCTGGGCGACCCAGTAGAAGAGGCCGGTGAGGATGGTGATgtggccgccgacggcgaggccgaAGGTCACGGCGGGGTTGAGGTGACCGCCGGAGATGttggcggcgacggagacgcCGACGAAGAGGGCCAATGCGTGGGCGATCGCGATCGCCACCAGGCCGGAAGCATCGAGCGCGCCGCCATGGCTCAGTTGCCCTGCACGTACACGCACGGCAAGTAATCGATCGATCAGCACGCGGAGTCAAAGTGTACGATACGCCTCGAGATCGACGGAACAGCAGAACTCACCGTAGGCGATGGCGGAACCGACGCCGGCGAAGACGAAGAGGAGGGTGGCGATGAACTCGGCCACGTAGGCCTTGATGGAGGTGGTGCTGAAGGAGTCGCCGACGCTTCCGAACGCGAGCTTCACCATCTTGCCTTCGCTTTGCTCTTCGAGCTACACCGAAAGCTTTGGCTCTCTGCGCTTGAGATTGCTTACTAATCTGATGCAGCAAGTCCACTCAGCTTAGGCCCCTTTTATACACATGGCGTCGCCCTCTCGCGGCTTCATGGGCGGCCTCAACTTGTGGATTAGAGTATTCTGGACGGCGTGGATAATCGCTAAAAACCATTTTAATTTCATTTAGGGTACTAGCTTATTCCATGATTGGTAGTACTAGCTAGTCCGGCCGGGCAGGCGCACCATGCTTTGTTCATATGTCTGTTGCTATTATGAACTTCTTATGCAGCGTCCATGTGAGGATGCACCATGGTTATGAGCTAATGACAATACTAAAGGCCCTAATTGGAGGATATATTATCTCATGTAGCGCTTAAATATTTTGTTAATCGTACATTTGAATGGCTGCAAGTTGCAGATTGCCTGTCATCTGGAGGATATGTTATCCCCACGCTTATTtacagcctgttcgcttcagcttattcagccggcttatcagccaccaaacagtgttttcctctcacaacaaatcagccgtttcagcttttcagccggcttataagctgaagtgaacatgCCCTTAGTGGCCTTGTATTTGTTTTTCTGAAACTTAAAGTCATGTTCCTGTAAATGCTTGGAAATTCTAGCTGGTCATTCAGCAAGCAAAGCTCAAGAGTTGCGTTGCTGATGTATTCCCGTATTCTTTGTTGTCCAACATGAGAGATCAGTAAAGTTTCAGCACTTTAGCATGCCTGATTGTTTCACTTCGTTGTAGATCCTGACAATATGCTTCACTTTTTCTCTGCATGGCAGTGGTTAGCTCTGAAGAGTAAGTCGTGTGGCTGATAATCATTGCTCGCAATGGTGGGAACTCGCATAGATCGTCATCGGTGCTCTTTTTCCCTGCATGCCTGTCCAATCATCTTTGCCTGCCATTCTAGACAGTTCGAACCGG contains:
- the LOC101752737 gene encoding probable aquaporin TIP5-1 — its product is MASCVVGCLQQCFSPSALRSYLAEFISTFLFVFATAGSAISARMLTPDSTSSDASSLVATAVAQAFALFVAVFIAADASGGHANPAVTFAFAICGHIAVLPAVLYCAAQLLGATFACLVVHILSAGQAVPTTRIAVDMTGFGASVLEAAATFMVVYTVHAACDPRRVRAGGGRSAAETATGSLAIGLVTGACALATGSLTGASMNPARSFGPAVVSGDFRNQAVYWAGPMVGAALAAIVHQHVMYPASLRPGSVETVVV
- the LOC101753148 gene encoding aquaporin TIP2-1, translating into MVKLAFGSVGDSFSTTSIKAYVAEFIATLLFVFAGVGSAIAYGQLSHGGALDASGLVAIAIAHALALFVGVSVAANISGGHLNPAVTFGLAVGGHITILTGLFYWVAQLLGASVACLLLKFVTHGKAIPTHGVAGISELEGVVFEIIITFALVYTVYATAADPKKGSLGTIAPIAIGFIVGANILAAGPFSGGSMNPARSFGPAVAAGNFAGNWVYWVGPLIGGGLAGLIYGDVFIGGNYQQVADQDYA